A genomic stretch from Hemicordylus capensis ecotype Gifberg chromosome 1, rHemCap1.1.pri, whole genome shotgun sequence includes:
- the LOC128341170 gene encoding BLOC-1-related complex subunit 6-like produces the protein MTEETAVEVIPPRPDAVSAVEEQPGTLQSEGTVRWDGRLTHFVANNLEQQIRLSASTDSGCVIPAVDPGALQDLAALAVQMAAQVDELLRSVHGALQALTALSVGCIQTYRDGVEGLGEAVDTSIRSMYTLMARCEELDKEMQPVPALAGRIRDMKSALERLEGLCK, from the coding sequence ATGACCGAGGAGACGGCAGTCGAGGTGATACCGCCGAGGCCGGACGCAGTGAGTGCCGTGGAGGAACAGCCGGGCACTTTACAGTCGGAGGGTACGGTGCGATGGGACGGGCGCCTCACCCACTTCGTGGCCAACAACTTGGAGCAGCAGATCCGGCTCAGCGCCTCCACGGACTCAGGCTGCGTGATCCCTGCCGTTGACCCCGGGGCGCTGCAGGACTTGGCGGCTCTTGCTGTCCAGATGGCGGCGCAGGTGGACGAGTTGCTGCGGAGCGTGCATGGCGCCCTACAGGCCCTGACCGCCCTCAGCGTGGGTTGTATCCAGACCTACCGAGACGGTGTGGAGGGGCTGGGAGAGGCCGTGGACACGAGCATTCGCTCCATGTACACACTGATGGCGCGCTGCGAGGAGTTGGACAAGGAGATGCAGCCGGTGCCAGCTCTGGCCGGGCGCATCCGGGACATGAAGAGCGCGCTGGAGAGGCTGGAGGGGCTCTGCAAATAG
- the PNRC1 gene encoding proline-rich nuclear receptor coactivator 1, whose product MVTSTAPPPFLARLSAGTEDSRRFPTSLLQRLMRADHSDESHQPGCCLVGPGGSARPALKRVRRRRGKIRPTPSGLLQSRYQQYQQHRAGLGRRNTAQGTRSSYEAPAAASSEPGVETAAAEEAPAAPPVRTAPVSVGKPLRKELFKNKMGKSEKVTIPYNQPVHSIHLCDQSKTNRQRSKCSISLNKIPATKKSENSFWQESVLPELIKKQEEKPLKNTENVKNIKSKNSIFLTEANQKENYAGAKFSDPPSPSVLPKPPSHWVGSTVEYSDQNREMMAVHLKTLLKVHA is encoded by the exons ATGGTGACTTCCACAGCACCTCCACCCTTCCTGGCCCGGCTCTCGGCAGGCACCGAGGACTCCCGGCGGTTCCCCACGTCCCTCCTGCAGCGCCTGATGCGGGCGGACCACAGCGACGAGAGCCACCAGCCCGGCTGCTGCTTGGTGGGGCCAGGCGGCAGCGCGCGGCCGGCCCTGAAAAGAGTGAGGCGAAGAAGAGGGAAAATACGGCCCACTCCCTCCGGCCTCTTGCAGAGCCGCTACCAACAGTACCAGCAGCACCGTGCTGGCCTGGGGCGAAGAAACACCGCGCAGGGGACGCGCAGCTCCTACGAAGCCCCCGCAGCAGCCTCGTCAGAGCCTGGGGTGGAAACGGCCGCGGCTGAGGAAGCTCCGGCAGCTCCCCCGGTCAGAACAGCCCCCGTTAGTGTCGGCAAACCCCTCAGGAAAGAG ttgttcaaaaacaaaatgggaaaGTCTGAGAAGGTTACCATTCCTTACAATCAACCTGTTCACAGTATACACTTGTGTGACCAATCAAAGACTAACAGACAGAGGAGCAAATGTAGTATATCCCTAAACAAAATTCCAGCTACAAAAAAAAGTGAAAACAGCTTTTGGCAGGAATCGGTGTTGCCTGAACTCATTAAAAAACAGGAGGAAAAGCCTCTGAAAAACACGGAAAACGTCAAAAACATTAAATCAAAGAATTCCATCTTTCTTACTGAAGCTAACCAAAAAGAAAACTATGCTGGGGCGAAATTTAGTGACCCTCCTTCACCCAGTGTCCTTCCAAAGCCTCCCAGCCATTGGGTAGGAAGCACTGTTGAATATTCTGACCAAAACAGGGAGATGATGGCAGTTCATCTAAAAACTCTCTTAAAAGTTCATGCATAG